A DNA window from Methylocystis heyeri contains the following coding sequences:
- a CDS encoding PLxRFG domain-containing protein: MADDKNTDFDPRWMAPSLLTTPEKTETGASLLDIPKAVGVGAGELAQQAISTGRYGLAKAGFNNAAEAARGVGELAGAGTEALRGSITPGGRRAMDAQLIPDADHASVFESPVSTMAMKAAGAAAPVAASMALPEARAAQAIGGAALQTGQNIDSTYRAADAATQNSDQSQQVVDQALTPKSLAAGAAAGALAGGVLGPMFHGSGGANGVADTAKRVGTGALEGGAAMGVAGAQGDVSQQNVEQAIDPSLPYNLKRTLKAGVNAGFEGAALGGAAAGVTGNSGRSATKYDKGATPDAVAGATPAQAKPLMLPSPLSPDVAQEAALASGRDAPSVINQGAGQQPLGLPGPAPKQAIPLPEGFAGRMDRPPDYNDPTILDAMAQRQNGEQAPTPNPASSDQPLPPDMAQRFQRSNIENTQRPPLQALPAPEAKRSVPFPDNYTGSTERAPEYNDPAILDTLKQNQRPPLEPLPEPGNEAPAGVSSDTPLPAGVNPDVMATIQKAAKPGVGSKGEEAIAKSKSRKEPTPEPVKEATTEASQEPVRESRVLRDVSDEAVARDQSIQEENNATVRENLQGMEPKPEAGSGAGHRTKAEKEARANNNAVADKVVEKFKPKENETAGQRKDRAAQMVKTALEEGWKKPGTVKDTNLADHGHSPASMLLTEAQRLISKSKNASDTHFDMSERLLRAGTPEDIKSYLDMRRQQGQDVMAARNGVKTQAEREASLGHSEEVADRPQTTESEFHETPEPETVSERRAAEAQHEAEAKAQREKTAQDRAALPPTEGGIAGESKAGTFKVETVKRRSVTPPGKAKVLDAIKAKTEPKLEGKEGVARARLDVNTNPTEAQKRAGNYAKGHVKFEEHPVAIENPKGSERSGVDTNGEPWSHTMPTDYGYIKGTKGHDKDAVDAFIGPHGETGKAYVINQRDLSTGALDEHKVVFGTRSVAEAKALYDKSFGDGTGRARRHSIAEVTPDQLKHWLRHGDMNKPYAPHGSIWSAAGTHTFVPTHSTTLREMLPKLALQRRKDGSIQSYIARQLRHIVGDTPVHIVDESAISAMRYDTVGHYDPMHGHIVVRATGDAAKLTHRVLHEAVHAATWLKIYKSKRLQDTLRSIMDDIREETPNHYGMTNPHEFIAEAFGNEEFQNMLAASPISDALAAKLGLGADAKRTMWQAVTDFVRRIVGLQPHVHTALDAIMRVSERMKQGDFDAEHPHVESLRDRFVAHLKDVEEVRDTAHAQRTARQVVDDLVNRIDAAGRGKDLSHFMKTQAAQLMTGRQLYQMTRHKTGEVFSRAHEALNDAAARMDTRMKHLFAPAYDMARDVAAMSKKYMGEDWQNYLDLTDRAQRYNVHPDVGLGDAKNRHLDLSRENTKKGDEAAGAFINWQGRSKHAELAAQYKALPEELQKFWNRTQDFYAEQAKGAKDATLSKMLNGTDLPPEVKASAKAGKVMLDDTNEKYHGVLKATNNVHTAFKQTGPYAPSYRRGDWITHGELKYAKPTDGKLIDKHTYEFDTREAAHKYATSLDLPTSHKTAYYDSLTGERSTYEGAISREGEPIGKYHVKVNPRVFEAHETQRAAGAHRQEMLDSGKFADVQEVQKRNDTVDAGLEISTPQMQALIDNVRNYGSLGDNDRAEISKAISEAAVTMYPGNRFAKRMLGKGHTLGRDEDMARDFLDYGRSLSSYRAKGEFAPEINQHLETMRKDIDASRYHDSVTDKQEVFKSIKERLGHIDTGALGGDLNPIVRDAMLLTGLKRMASIGHVLIHMAHPFQMSLPVLASRHGMRAAGEIGRVYKDVSALDILKEGGAGFKRLISDPNARATNFLTTVRERLSNQKDGRDLNRMLDALVESGHIHPDNMFDFTKSTPEGNAAQRALYRVDNAFREISGAAEMVNRMVDAIAAYRLERSAGHSHAEAVKYAQDTVASTQGLYSAANRIPLAKSQLGRMAFQFKGYAQNVMALLAESMNTALHDVDPATRKEAWKRLAYVTATSGVLGGVVGLPLAMDMAKVALIMANAVGVTNYTYGTFEDDLQQKIASMVGGEGANVIMHGAGEAVGLNVGHRLGAGGLLFGEPSGYGAGDLMQYFAGNIFGAPTQAMFETAEGAKNVMEGKIYDGLAKISPIKQVEDTFKAIGLYAEGKQTKRGNQVAPPASLPAATLQAIGLQPSSIANAQAATAHMRERQLRDSKRRQELIERLAHPKGDLARTIQERVEWNRLHPDNRITDAHVANARKTKETTLGQQVNKRNKSEIETYKRAYGITP, from the coding sequence ATGGCTGACGATAAGAACACAGATTTCGACCCGAGATGGATGGCTCCTTCGCTTCTCACCACGCCGGAGAAGACAGAGACCGGGGCTAGCCTTCTAGACATTCCGAAAGCCGTTGGCGTTGGAGCCGGCGAGCTGGCGCAACAGGCCATATCCACGGGGCGTTATGGGCTCGCAAAGGCGGGCTTCAACAATGCTGCCGAGGCCGCCCGTGGCGTTGGCGAGCTGGCCGGAGCCGGGACGGAGGCGCTTCGCGGGAGCATTACCCCCGGAGGTAGGCGGGCCATGGACGCCCAGCTTATCCCCGATGCGGACCACGCGAGCGTGTTCGAGTCCCCTGTCTCGACCATGGCGATGAAGGCCGCTGGAGCCGCAGCCCCCGTGGCAGCGTCAATGGCTCTGCCGGAGGCGCGCGCTGCACAGGCCATCGGTGGCGCTGCGTTGCAGACCGGGCAGAACATTGACAGCACATATCGCGCAGCAGACGCAGCGACACAGAACTCTGACCAGAGCCAGCAAGTTGTCGATCAGGCGCTAACCCCCAAGAGCCTTGCGGCGGGAGCTGCGGCTGGCGCGCTTGCTGGCGGCGTGCTCGGTCCCATGTTCCACGGCTCCGGCGGGGCTAATGGCGTTGCGGACACCGCCAAACGTGTCGGCACTGGCGCGCTCGAAGGCGGCGCTGCCATGGGCGTTGCTGGCGCGCAGGGTGACGTTTCGCAGCAGAACGTCGAACAGGCAATCGACCCGTCCCTACCCTATAATTTGAAGCGCACGCTCAAGGCCGGCGTGAATGCGGGGTTTGAGGGTGCTGCGCTTGGCGGCGCGGCAGCAGGCGTGACGGGCAACTCCGGGCGATCCGCAACGAAATACGACAAAGGGGCGACGCCGGACGCGGTGGCCGGAGCCACTCCGGCGCAGGCAAAGCCGCTCATGCTGCCGAGCCCCCTATCCCCCGACGTAGCTCAAGAGGCTGCGCTTGCGTCCGGCAGGGATGCGCCCAGCGTAATCAACCAAGGCGCAGGACAGCAGCCTCTAGGACTTCCCGGCCCAGCCCCAAAACAGGCGATCCCTCTGCCGGAGGGCTTCGCTGGCCGCATGGACCGTCCGCCGGACTACAACGACCCGACGATACTCGACGCCATGGCGCAGCGCCAGAACGGCGAGCAAGCGCCCACGCCAAACCCTGCGTCTTCGGACCAGCCCCTTCCGCCGGATATGGCGCAACGGTTTCAGCGTTCGAACATCGAGAATACGCAGCGTCCGCCGTTGCAGGCACTACCTGCCCCGGAGGCCAAGCGATCCGTTCCGTTTCCCGACAACTACACGGGAAGCACGGAGCGCGCGCCGGAATACAACGATCCGGCCATTCTCGACACGTTGAAACAGAACCAGCGTCCGCCGCTGGAGCCCTTACCCGAACCGGGTAACGAGGCCCCTGCCGGCGTGTCGTCCGACACTCCACTTCCGGCGGGCGTCAACCCGGATGTTATGGCCACGATCCAGAAGGCCGCGAAGCCGGGCGTCGGGTCGAAGGGCGAAGAGGCCATCGCCAAATCCAAGAGCCGCAAGGAGCCCACCCCGGAGCCAGTCAAAGAGGCAACCACCGAGGCATCCCAAGAGCCCGTGCGCGAGTCCCGCGTTCTGCGTGACGTTTCGGACGAGGCGGTTGCACGCGATCAGTCCATTCAGGAAGAGAACAACGCCACCGTTCGCGAGAACTTGCAGGGTATGGAGCCCAAGCCCGAGGCGGGTTCCGGTGCCGGCCACAGGACCAAAGCCGAGAAAGAGGCGCGCGCGAACAATAACGCCGTCGCTGATAAGGTTGTGGAGAAGTTCAAGCCGAAGGAAAACGAGACCGCTGGCCAGCGTAAAGACCGCGCTGCGCAGATGGTCAAGACCGCACTAGAAGAGGGTTGGAAGAAGCCGGGCACGGTCAAGGATACGAACCTTGCCGATCACGGGCACAGCCCCGCGTCCATGTTGCTGACAGAGGCGCAGCGGCTCATAAGCAAGAGCAAAAACGCCTCTGACACGCACTTCGATATGTCGGAACGCCTTCTCCGCGCCGGCACGCCGGAGGACATAAAGTCGTATTTAGACATGCGCCGGCAGCAGGGACAGGATGTCATGGCTGCGCGGAACGGCGTGAAGACGCAAGCCGAGCGCGAGGCTTCGCTGGGGCATTCGGAAGAGGTCGCCGACAGGCCACAAACCACAGAGTCCGAGTTTCACGAGACGCCCGAGCCAGAGACCGTATCCGAGCGCCGGGCAGCGGAGGCCCAGCATGAAGCCGAGGCAAAAGCCCAGCGCGAAAAAACGGCGCAAGACCGGGCGGCACTCCCTCCTACCGAGGGAGGTATTGCTGGCGAGAGCAAAGCTGGCACGTTCAAAGTTGAGACCGTGAAACGTCGCAGCGTTACCCCTCCGGGTAAGGCAAAGGTGCTCGACGCGATCAAAGCCAAGACGGAACCCAAGCTCGAAGGGAAGGAAGGCGTAGCGAGAGCGCGCCTCGACGTTAACACAAACCCTACCGAGGCCCAGAAGCGGGCCGGAAACTACGCGAAGGGACACGTCAAGTTCGAAGAACACCCCGTAGCGATTGAGAACCCGAAGGGCTCCGAGCGTTCCGGCGTAGACACGAACGGCGAGCCATGGTCGCACACCATGCCGACGGACTACGGCTATATCAAAGGGACGAAGGGTCACGACAAGGACGCGGTGGATGCGTTTATCGGGCCGCACGGTGAGACCGGCAAGGCGTATGTCATCAACCAACGCGACCTCTCGACGGGCGCACTTGACGAACATAAGGTTGTGTTCGGCACGCGATCCGTTGCGGAGGCAAAGGCGCTCTATGACAAGTCGTTTGGCGATGGCACTGGCCGGGCTCGCAGGCACTCTATAGCCGAGGTAACGCCGGACCAGCTAAAGCATTGGCTTCGTCATGGCGACATGAACAAGCCGTATGCGCCGCACGGAAGCATATGGTCTGCCGCAGGCACACATACGTTCGTACCGACGCACTCAACGACGCTTAGAGAAATGCTGCCGAAGCTTGCGCTACAGCGCCGCAAAGATGGCAGCATACAATCGTATATAGCGAGGCAGTTGCGGCATATCGTCGGCGATACTCCCGTGCATATCGTGGACGAGTCTGCAATCAGCGCCATGCGTTATGACACCGTGGGGCATTACGATCCCATGCACGGCCATATAGTGGTGAGGGCGACTGGCGACGCGGCCAAGTTGACGCATCGTGTTTTACACGAGGCTGTCCACGCCGCTACATGGCTTAAAATATACAAATCGAAGCGCCTGCAAGATACGCTGCGCAGCATAATGGACGACATACGCGAAGAGACGCCAAACCACTACGGCATGACGAACCCCCATGAGTTTATCGCAGAGGCGTTCGGAAACGAAGAGTTTCAGAATATGCTGGCTGCGTCGCCAATATCCGACGCACTGGCTGCGAAGCTCGGGCTGGGGGCTGACGCGAAACGGACAATGTGGCAGGCCGTAACGGATTTTGTCCGCAGGATCGTCGGGCTACAACCGCATGTGCATACGGCGCTAGACGCCATAATGCGCGTTTCAGAACGTATGAAGCAAGGCGATTTCGACGCCGAGCATCCGCACGTTGAGAGCTTGCGCGATAGATTTGTGGCGCACCTAAAGGACGTTGAAGAAGTTCGAGACACCGCGCACGCCCAGCGCACGGCGCGACAAGTCGTGGATGATCTTGTCAACCGGATCGACGCTGCCGGGCGGGGCAAAGACCTCTCGCACTTCATGAAGACGCAGGCCGCGCAGCTCATGACCGGCCGTCAGCTCTACCAGATGACCCGGCACAAGACGGGGGAAGTGTTCTCAAGGGCGCATGAGGCCCTCAACGATGCTGCGGCGCGCATGGACACGCGCATGAAGCATCTGTTCGCCCCCGCATATGACATGGCGCGCGACGTTGCGGCCATGAGCAAGAAATACATGGGCGAGGACTGGCAGAATTATCTGGACCTTACCGACCGAGCGCAGCGCTACAACGTGCATCCAGACGTTGGGCTCGGCGACGCAAAGAACCGACACCTTGATTTGAGCCGCGAGAACACGAAGAAGGGCGACGAAGCCGCTGGCGCATTCATAAACTGGCAGGGTCGGTCCAAGCACGCTGAACTCGCGGCGCAATACAAGGCCCTGCCGGAAGAGCTGCAGAAGTTCTGGAATAGAACGCAGGACTTCTACGCAGAGCAGGCCAAGGGCGCAAAGGACGCAACGCTGTCCAAGATGCTCAACGGGACCGACTTACCGCCGGAGGTAAAGGCGAGCGCCAAGGCCGGTAAGGTGATGCTCGACGACACGAACGAGAAATACCACGGCGTCTTAAAAGCCACGAACAACGTCCACACAGCGTTCAAGCAGACAGGCCCCTATGCGCCGTCCTATCGCCGTGGTGACTGGATCACGCACGGCGAGCTGAAATACGCCAAGCCGACGGATGGCAAGCTCATAGACAAGCACACCTACGAGTTTGACACTCGTGAGGCGGCGCACAAATACGCTACGAGTTTGGACCTTCCGACCTCGCACAAGACGGCATACTATGACTCGCTCACTGGCGAGCGATCCACCTATGAGGGGGCAATCTCACGCGAGGGTGAGCCCATCGGGAAGTATCACGTCAAGGTAAATCCGCGCGTTTTCGAGGCCCATGAGACGCAACGCGCTGCCGGCGCACACCGGCAGGAAATGCTGGACAGCGGCAAGTTCGCCGACGTGCAGGAGGTCCAGAAACGCAACGATACCGTTGACGCCGGGCTTGAAATCTCAACGCCGCAGATGCAGGCCCTCATAGACAATGTGAGAAACTATGGCAGCCTCGGCGATAATGATCGCGCCGAGATATCGAAAGCTATTTCAGAAGCGGCTGTTACCATGTATCCCGGCAATCGCTTCGCCAAGCGCATGTTGGGTAAGGGCCACACTCTCGGGCGTGACGAGGACATGGCGCGAGACTTCCTTGACTATGGGCGGTCGCTTTCATCGTATAGGGCTAAGGGAGAGTTCGCGCCGGAGATAAACCAGCACCTAGAGACCATGCGGAAGGATATAGACGCCAGCCGTTACCACGACAGCGTTACCGACAAGCAGGAAGTCTTCAAGAGCATCAAAGAGCGCCTTGGCCACATTGACACAGGCGCGCTCGGCGGCGACCTCAACCCGATCGTGCGCGACGCCATGCTCTTGACGGGGCTCAAGCGCATGGCCAGCATTGGCCACGTCCTCATTCATATGGCGCACCCGTTCCAGATGTCGCTGCCCGTCCTTGCGTCGCGTCATGGCATGCGCGCTGCGGGCGAGATTGGCCGCGTCTACAAAGACGTATCAGCGCTGGACATTCTCAAGGAAGGCGGCGCAGGGTTCAAGCGCCTCATATCTGACCCGAACGCGCGGGCGACGAACTTCCTCACGACTGTAAGAGAGAGGCTCAGCAACCAGAAAGACGGGCGCGATCTAAACCGCATGCTCGACGCGCTCGTTGAGTCGGGGCACATCCACCCCGACAACATGTTTGACTTCACGAAATCTACCCCAGAGGGTAACGCTGCGCAGCGCGCTCTATACAGGGTGGACAACGCATTCCGTGAAATCTCTGGCGCGGCTGAAATGGTCAACCGCATGGTTGACGCGATTGCAGCGTATCGCCTAGAGCGCTCTGCCGGTCATTCGCACGCCGAGGCTGTGAAGTATGCACAGGATACGGTAGCGTCTACACAGGGGCTTTATTCGGCGGCTAACCGCATACCGCTCGCCAAGAGCCAACTCGGTCGCATGGCGTTCCAGTTCAAGGGCTATGCACAGAACGTCATGGCATTGCTCGCCGAGAGCATGAACACGGCGCTGCACGACGTTGACCCTGCCACGCGCAAGGAAGCGTGGAAGCGCCTCGCCTATGTAACGGCGACCTCTGGCGTGCTCGGCGGCGTCGTCGGGCTTCCGCTCGCAATGGACATGGCGAAGGTCGCCTTGATAATGGCGAACGCTGTAGGCGTGACCAACTACACATACGGCACGTTCGAGGACGATCTACAACAAAAGATCGCGAGCATGGTTGGCGGCGAAGGCGCGAACGTCATCATGCACGGCGCGGGCGAGGCCGTCGGACTAAACGTCGGACACAGACTCGGCGCGGGAGGTCTACTGTTCGGCGAGCCGAGCGGATATGGCGCTGGCGACCTCATGCAATATTTCGCCGGGAACATCTTCGGCGCTCCGACGCAAGCCATGTTCGAAACCGCCGAGGGCGCAAAGAACGTCATGGAGGGCAAGATCTATGACGGGCTCGCGAAGATATCGCCAATCAAACAGGTCGAGGACACGTTCAAGGCTATCGGGCTCTACGCAGAAGGGAAGCAGACGAAGCGCGGAAATCAAGTGGCCCCGCCCGCATCCCTGCCGGCTGCAACGCTACAGGCCATCGGGCTCCAGCCATCAAGCATCGCAAATGCGCAGGCGGCAACCGCTCACATGCGCGAACGGCAGCTCCGCGACAGCAAGAGGCGGCAGGAGCTTATTGAACGGCTTGCGCATCCCAAGGGCGATCTGGCTAGAACAATTCAGGAGCGGGTTGAATGGAACAGGCTGCACCCAGACAACCGAATCACGGATGCGCATGTTGCAAATGCGCGCAAGACCAAGGAGACGACGCTCGGCCAGCAAGTGAACAAGCGCAACAAGTCCGAGATAGAGACCTACAAGCGCGCCTACGGGATAACTCCATAG
- a CDS encoding HNH endonuclease: MARDYAKEYRDYQGTPAQIKKRSERNHARLEAEKKLGKAAIKGKDIGHKKALDNGGSNSASNTKVQSVKSNRGWRAGRKGYSVPNV; encoded by the coding sequence ATGGCCAGAGACTACGCAAAAGAATATCGGGACTATCAGGGCACTCCCGCCCAGATAAAGAAACGCTCAGAGCGCAACCACGCCCGCCTTGAGGCTGAAAAGAAACTCGGAAAGGCCGCCATCAAGGGCAAGGACATTGGGCACAAAAAAGCTCTGGACAATGGCGGCTCGAACTCTGCGAGCAATACCAAAGTCCAGAGCGTCAAATCAAACCGCGGCTGGCGTGCCGGTCGCAAGGGATACTCTGTCCCTAACGTCTGA
- a CDS encoding ATP-dependent DNA ligase — MKPMLAATLDNFDDLTYPLIASPKLDGIRCIAAADDGAPMSRKFEEIPNRHIYNIFREAHRVFPLTLLDGELMVPGKDFNGVQSIVMSRDAVSNFEHHVFDLAYANIPFRERLTELQSYKLPPWVKIVDQWEIANLMELIAAEEYCAQAGYEGIMLRNPEAGYKLGRSTLKEGALMKYKRWYDAEATIVGSVELMLNENEATKDAIGHTKRSKKKEGLVPGGTLGALKVQFFGVTFEVGSGFTDDQRAEYWSSRDQLPGRVITFKYQELSKKGVPRFPVWLGFRED, encoded by the coding sequence ATGAAACCCATGCTCGCCGCAACGCTCGACAATTTCGACGACCTCACATATCCTCTTATCGCTTCGCCCAAGCTGGACGGAATAAGGTGCATCGCCGCAGCCGACGATGGGGCTCCTATGTCCAGAAAGTTTGAGGAAATTCCAAACCGCCACATATACAACATATTCAGAGAAGCTCATAGGGTGTTTCCTCTGACTTTGCTTGATGGCGAGCTGATGGTTCCGGGTAAGGACTTTAACGGCGTGCAATCAATCGTCATGTCGCGCGACGCTGTGTCGAACTTTGAGCATCATGTGTTCGACCTAGCCTACGCCAACATACCGTTTCGCGAGCGCCTCACAGAGCTACAATCTTACAAGCTACCGCCATGGGTAAAGATTGTTGACCAGTGGGAGATTGCAAACCTTATGGAGCTTATCGCCGCAGAGGAATACTGCGCGCAGGCAGGCTATGAGGGTATTATGCTGCGCAATCCAGAAGCAGGATACAAGCTAGGCAGGAGCACTCTCAAAGAGGGTGCGCTGATGAAATACAAACGCTGGTATGACGCAGAGGCTACCATCGTTGGGTCAGTAGAGCTTATGCTGAATGAGAACGAAGCGACCAAAGACGCCATCGGACACACCAAGCGATCCAAAAAGAAAGAGGGCCTCGTGCCGGGAGGAACCCTCGGCGCTCTCAAAGTGCAGTTCTTCGGCGTCACGTTCGAAGTAGGGTCGGGGTTTACTGATGACCAGCGCGCCGAATATTGGTCCTCTCGTGACCAGTTACCCGGCAGGGTAATCACGTTCAAATATCAGGAGCTTTCTAAAAAGGGCGTCCCACGCTTTCCGGTGTGGCTTGGGTTTCGGGAGGACTGA
- a CDS encoding helix-turn-helix domain-containing protein: MAWVSGGLIVPEKSPHPAVHPFIRFALGEARKKSKTVVSVAKMAGIDASLISHWKRGSCSPTLANIEAVLNALGYELILRKVAK; the protein is encoded by the coding sequence GTGGCTTGGGTTTCGGGAGGACTGATTGTGCCAGAGAAATCACCCCACCCCGCAGTGCACCCATTCATTCGCTTCGCGCTAGGAGAGGCGCGCAAGAAATCAAAAACTGTTGTTTCCGTAGCCAAGATGGCTGGGATCGACGCCAGTCTCATTAGCCATTGGAAGCGCGGATCGTGCAGCCCGACGTTGGCCAACATAGAGGCCGTTCTAAATGCGCTCGGTTACGAACTTATACTACGTAAGGTCGCGAAGTAA
- a CDS encoding helix-turn-helix domain-containing protein: MCRLRTSIRVAPGVSVHRFVALAVDAARTSPMSLEVICEKAGVNRDMLRRWAVGKRGPSIITLEAVLDVLGYEIIVRRKVSPPCDQ; encoded by the coding sequence ATGTGTAGGTTGCGCACAAGCATACGAGTAGCTCCGGGCGTAAGCGTTCATAGGTTCGTAGCGCTCGCCGTAGACGCGGCCAGAACAAGCCCTATGAGCTTGGAAGTCATATGCGAGAAGGCCGGCGTGAACCGTGATATGCTGCGCCGGTGGGCAGTCGGAAAGCGCGGGCCGTCGATAATAACGCTGGAAGCAGTCCTAGACGTGCTCGGTTATGAAATCATCGTGAGAAGAAAGGTGTCGCCGCCATGCGATCAATAA